The following are encoded in a window of Sutcliffiella horikoshii genomic DNA:
- the gvpJ gene encoding gas vesicle protein, translating into MAVQTTGQSSTIVDVLEKILDKGVVIAGDITVGIADVELLTIKIRLIVASVDKAKEIGMDWWETDPYLSSKAVDNNTKALEEENKMLQERLESLERKLDSNRINSTEFNY; encoded by the coding sequence ATGGCAGTTCAAACGACTGGACAATCAAGTACGATAGTGGATGTACTTGAGAAAATATTAGATAAAGGTGTTGTAATTGCAGGTGACATCACAGTAGGTATCGCAGATGTGGAGCTGTTGACCATCAAGATACGCCTCATTGTCGCCTCTGTTGATAAAGCGAAAGAGATTGGCATGGATTGGTGGGAGACGGATCCTTACCTAAGCTCCAAAGCGGTGGATAACAACACCAAAGCATTGGAAGAGGAAAATAAAATGTTACAGGAGAGACTTGAATCTCTCGAAAGAAAACTAGATTCAAACCGAATAAATTCAACGGAATTCAACTACTAA
- a CDS encoding gas vesicle protein K, which yields MQPANPTSGRINLDPDKAEHGLAQLVLTVVELLRQIVERHAMRRVEGGTLTDEQIEDLGEALMNLEEKMEELKDIFGLDADDLNLDLGPLGSLL from the coding sequence ATGCAACCGGCCAACCCGACAAGTGGACGAATTAATTTAGATCCTGATAAAGCGGAACATGGATTAGCTCAACTCGTCCTGACTGTGGTGGAGCTGCTGAGGCAAATCGTGGAACGGCATGCAATGAGACGTGTGGAAGGCGGAACCTTGACCGATGAGCAGATTGAAGATCTTGGCGAAGCTTTAATGAACTTGGAAGAAAAGATGGAAGAACTAAAAGACATATTCGGCCTTGATGCAGACGACTTGAATCTGGACCTAGGACCTTTAGGAAGCTTACTTTAA
- a CDS encoding gas vesicle protein, with the protein MSHRDSIENKDIALIDILDVILDKGVAIKADLVISIAGVDLVYLDLRVLIASVESLVQAQQGNGKTVSSVEFDQQREGLIHATGQPDKWTN; encoded by the coding sequence ATGTCCCATAGAGATTCGATAGAAAACAAGGATATAGCTCTAATAGATATTCTAGACGTCATACTTGATAAAGGTGTGGCAATAAAAGCGGATTTGGTCATTTCCATAGCGGGTGTCGATCTTGTTTATTTGGATCTTCGTGTCCTGATTGCATCCGTAGAATCCCTGGTTCAGGCACAGCAGGGAAATGGCAAGACAGTATCTTCCGTAGAATTTGATCAACAAAGGGAGGGATTAATACATGCAACCGGCCAACCCGACAAGTGGACGAATTAA
- a CDS encoding GvpL/GvpF family gas vesicle protein, whose translation MGELIYLYGLIPSNESVSQPVPSIKGFDGKGDIYTISIGEITAIVCSLDANEYSEEIIKENINSDMEWLQEKAFHHHETVMALSKLYTVIPLKFCTLYKNETSLTDTVQQNHSKMTDTFALLEGNEEWNLKIYCNDELLKKQVSQNNPAIEQRREEISQLSKGKQFFEKKKLDKLIDDEVENEKDRVSERIHTHLKDFVLQGNVKRNWSKDVTGRKENMTWNSVYLISSSKVEQFLEEIQQFEKKMGDMGWQFEPTGPWPAYHFSSFS comes from the coding sequence ATGGGGGAATTAATTTATTTATATGGGCTCATCCCATCTAATGAATCAGTAAGCCAGCCTGTTCCATCCATAAAAGGTTTTGATGGAAAAGGTGATATATACACCATATCAATAGGGGAAATAACCGCTATTGTATGTTCACTGGATGCAAATGAGTATTCAGAGGAAATCATTAAAGAGAATATCAATAGTGATATGGAATGGTTGCAAGAAAAGGCATTTCATCATCATGAGACAGTAATGGCATTATCCAAATTATATACTGTAATTCCTTTAAAGTTTTGTACGTTATATAAAAATGAAACTAGTTTAACAGATACTGTGCAGCAAAATCATTCCAAGATGACAGACACCTTTGCGCTTCTAGAAGGCAATGAAGAATGGAATCTTAAAATATATTGCAATGATGAACTATTAAAGAAGCAAGTAAGCCAGAACAATCCTGCAATAGAGCAGCGTAGAGAAGAAATCAGTCAACTATCTAAAGGGAAACAATTTTTCGAAAAGAAAAAACTTGATAAATTAATTGATGATGAAGTCGAGAACGAAAAGGATCGTGTGAGTGAAAGAATTCATACACATCTTAAGGATTTTGTTTTGCAAGGGAATGTAAAGAGGAATTGGAGCAAAGATGTGACAGGCAGGAAAGAAAACATGACCTGGAACAGCGTCTATCTTATCTCTTCCTCAAAAGTGGAACAGTTTTTGGAAGAAATCCAGCAATTTGAAAAGAAAATGGGGGATATGGGCTGGCAGTTTGAACCGACTGGGCCATGGCCCGCTTATCACTTTTCAAGCTTTTCATAA
- a CDS encoding gas vesicle protein GvpG — protein sequence MLHKIVAAPINLVIKIGEKVKEEADKELYDLPTIQKKLIQLQMMYELGEIPDEAYKEKEAELLHRYEVAKNLEMEQWEHLTKKK from the coding sequence ATGCTCCACAAAATTGTAGCTGCACCTATCAATCTTGTCATTAAAATCGGCGAGAAAGTGAAAGAGGAAGCGGACAAAGAACTGTATGACCTTCCAACCATTCAAAAAAAGCTTATTCAATTGCAGATGATGTACGAACTTGGTGAAATTCCGGATGAAGCATACAAAGAGAAAGAAGCAGAACTGTTGCACCGTTACGAAGTAGCCAAGAATTTGGAAATGGAACAATGGGAGCATTTGACCAAAAAGAAGTGA
- a CDS encoding GvpL/GvpF family gas vesicle protein, with product MSQEEKMGIYIICGIQTEKEEEFGPIELEGEKRELFTISYKDSAMVAAEVPMKIYHPNKENLMMHQQAISLVMKQNDTVIPVSFGNVFHSREDVAVLLENLYPQFEKLFPAIKGKIELGLKVIGKKEWLEELAGGNEKMEKMAEKVRGKSEAASYYERIQLGEAAQKLFLSLQEEMQAEIFQPLKDTAEASKMNDPIGEKMLLNASFLIDRDKEEEFDQKVNEAHEKWKDKVDFNYSGPWPAYNFVNIRLTVEDA from the coding sequence ATGAGTCAAGAAGAAAAAATGGGTATTTATATCATTTGTGGAATTCAAACAGAAAAGGAAGAGGAATTTGGTCCAATCGAATTGGAAGGGGAGAAAAGAGAACTCTTTACTATTTCATATAAAGACTCTGCAATGGTAGCTGCAGAAGTTCCAATGAAAATCTACCATCCAAATAAAGAAAACCTGATGATGCATCAACAAGCAATCTCCCTTGTGATGAAACAAAATGATACTGTCATTCCTGTAAGCTTCGGTAATGTTTTTCATTCAAGAGAAGATGTAGCGGTCCTGCTTGAAAACTTGTATCCTCAATTCGAAAAACTTTTCCCGGCTATCAAAGGGAAAATTGAATTGGGCTTAAAAGTAATTGGCAAAAAAGAATGGCTGGAAGAACTGGCTGGCGGAAATGAAAAAATGGAAAAAATGGCTGAGAAGGTTCGAGGGAAATCCGAAGCAGCAAGCTACTATGAGCGAATCCAATTAGGAGAGGCTGCTCAAAAACTATTCCTTTCCCTGCAAGAAGAGATGCAAGCTGAAATCTTCCAACCATTAAAGGATACAGCAGAAGCCTCTAAAATGAATGACCCTATTGGGGAGAAAATGTTGCTAAACGCCTCTTTTCTTATTGATAGGGATAAAGAAGAAGAGTTTGATCAGAAAGTAAATGAAGCTCATGAAAAGTGGAAGGATAAGGTCGATTTTAATTACAGTGGTCCATGGCCGGCTTACAACTTTGTCAATATCAGATTGACAGTTGAGGATGCTTAA
- the gvpN gene encoding gas vesicle protein GvpN translates to MTVLKEKIKKDSRALIQDSETKDLLSRSLQYLKAGYPIHFTGPSGAGKTSMALALAKKRKKPVMLIHGNHELNNKDLIGDFTGYTSKKVVDNYIRSVYKKDESITETWRDGRLLEAVKNGYTLVYDEFTRSQPTTNNIFLSILEEGVLPLYGSKLTEPFVPVHPDFAVIFTSNPDEYAGVFHTQDALLDRLITIHVDYKEVDREAKIVSQKVDIKEEKAKAITALVADLRKGCKKNGPSLRASLMIAKLATEGDIPVDGDNEDFKRLCKDILGHQLSRCLDGEQPLKEAEEMILRACENMKVTE, encoded by the coding sequence GTGACGGTTTTAAAAGAAAAAATAAAGAAAGATTCAAGGGCATTAATCCAAGATTCTGAGACGAAGGATTTACTTTCTCGCTCACTGCAATATTTAAAGGCCGGATATCCTATTCATTTTACTGGCCCTTCTGGTGCAGGTAAAACTTCCATGGCACTCGCTCTTGCAAAAAAGAGGAAAAAGCCTGTTATGCTCATACACGGAAATCATGAGTTGAACAATAAGGATCTAATAGGTGACTTTACAGGGTACACAAGTAAAAAAGTGGTAGATAACTATATCCGTTCCGTCTATAAGAAAGATGAAAGTATAACAGAAACTTGGAGGGACGGTCGGTTGTTGGAAGCTGTGAAAAACGGTTACACGCTTGTGTACGATGAGTTTACCAGGTCTCAACCAACAACGAATAATATCTTCCTATCCATATTGGAGGAAGGTGTTCTTCCATTGTATGGATCAAAGCTGACAGAACCCTTTGTACCGGTTCATCCGGATTTTGCCGTAATCTTTACAAGCAACCCTGATGAATATGCAGGTGTTTTTCATACACAGGATGCCCTGTTGGACCGATTGATTACCATCCATGTCGATTATAAAGAGGTGGATAGGGAAGCAAAGATCGTTTCACAAAAAGTCGACATAAAAGAGGAAAAAGCGAAAGCCATCACGGCTCTAGTTGCAGACCTCCGTAAAGGGTGTAAAAAGAACGGTCCCAGTTTACGTGCTTCCCTGATGATTGCCAAATTGGCAACAGAGGGAGATATTCCAGTAGACGGGGATAACGAAGATTTCAAGCGGCTTTGCAAGGATATACTCGGACATCAATTAAGCAGATGTCTAGATGGCGAACAGCCGCTGAAAGAAGCAGAGGAAATGATTTTAAGGGCCTGTGAAAATATGAAGGTCACTGAGTAA
- the gvpO gene encoding gas vesicle protein GvpO, with product MEIKKIMGNVADFFNEFVAPLHKITSVEESDNEGWKLTVEVIEEKEYMKKYAKDEMLGIYDVHLNKDKEVTSYKRRDIRYRSSIKHEA from the coding sequence ATGGAAATTAAAAAGATCATGGGGAATGTAGCCGATTTCTTCAATGAATTTGTCGCACCCCTTCATAAAATCACCTCAGTTGAAGAAAGTGACAACGAGGGATGGAAACTGACAGTAGAAGTAATAGAAGAAAAGGAATATATGAAAAAGTATGCAAAAGATGAAATGTTAGGTATATATGACGTCCATCTTAATAAAGACAAAGAAGTCACTTCTTATAAAAGGCGTGATATCAGGTATAGAAGTTCCATTAAACATGAGGCATAG